The SAR324 cluster bacterium sequence ACACAATCAGCTTTCCTCCACTAAGTCCTTTACCCGTGTAGTCGTTGGCATCACCTTCTAACTCAAGTGTGACCCCCTTGGCCAAGAACGCTCCAAAACTTTGTCCTGCTGAGCCGGTCAGCTGACAATGAATGGTGTGATCAGGCAAACCCTCGGCTCCGTGGGCCAAAGCAATTTCTCCGCTGAGCATTGTACCAATCGCTCGATGGATGTTCTTCACGGGCATTTCAATTTTTACTGGCTTGCGTTGTTCGATTGCTTCCTTGGCGAGGGCAATCAATTCATGGTCAATCTGTTCATTAAGCCCATGATCTTGCTCCTGCGTGCAGTAGCGAGTGTCTCCTTTGCCTACAGGGATTTGTTTTAGGAGATTTGAAAGATCTATATGCTTGGCTTTCCAATGGGTAATATCGGAGCGTTGTTCCAAGCAATCTGATCTCCCAACCATTTCACTAAATGAGCGGAATCCACACATTGCCATGATTTCGCGCACTTGTTCTGCAACCATAAAGAAAAAGTTGATAACGTGCTCTGGTTGACCAACAAATTTTTTGCGTAGTTCAGGATCTTGTGTAGCGATTCCAACTGGGCAGGTGTTCAGGTGACACTTGCGCATCATCACACAGCCTATTGCGATGAGTGGTGCGGTTGAAAACCCAAACTCTTCAGCACCAAGCATAGCTGCAATAGCAACATCACGGCCCGTTTTCAGTTGCCCATCAGTCTGTAATCGAACACGACCACGCAAGCGATTCAGCAACAACGTTTGGTGCGCTTCAGATAATCCCAACTCCCAAGGAACTCCTGCATATTTTATTGAAGTCAATGGAGAAGCACCCGTACCACCATCATGGCCCGCAATCACAATCAGGTCCGCATGTGTTTTGGCAACTCCAGCTGCGATGGTTCCTACACCTGCCTCCGAGACCAATTTAACCGTAATCCGAGCCTTCGGATTCGCATTCTTCAGATCAAAGATCAACTGTGCGAGATCCTCAATTGAATAGATATCATGATGAGGAGGTGGCGAAATCAGTGTAACCCCAGGTGTTGAATTTCGGACCTTGGCAATCTCTTGGCTGACTTTTTTCCCAGGAAGCTGACCTCCCTCTCCAGGCTTTGCCCCTTGAGCGATCTTGATCTGTAACTCAACACAATTGACTAAATAGTGAATCGTCACCCCAAAGCGTCCTGAAGCAACTTGCTTGATTCGACTCACTGGCCAGTCACCATTTTCTCTTTTGTGGAAGCGTTGAGGATCCTCACCACCCTCACCACTGTTACTTCTACCACCAATACGATTCATGGCTATTGCAAGTGTCTGGTGGGCCTCACT is a genomic window containing:
- the gltB gene encoding glutamate synthase large subunit; this encodes PLAALSDRPQLLYGYFKQIFAQVSNPPIDSIREEMVMSMTSHLGGEGNILSPEPSHAKLIKIDGPILTNAQFAKLRHHEKTAPISLLFPTSEGASGLQKALDRICTEAASAIRSGKEYLILSDRGIGRDQVPIPALLAVGAVHHHLIREKLRSSSSLILETGEAREIAHFCLLIGYGVGAINPYLAFETFEQILSEGTLPEELTYEKAIKNYLKAIRKGMFKVFAKMGISTIQSYRGAQIFEAIGLSEDVVHEYFAGTPSKISGVTVEVLGEECLKRHAYAYVETPDLKNTLSVGGQYFWRRRGEYHQVNPMTTLLLQEAAQKNSREVFKKFSDIINEQSQRLATPRSLLTFKQGIPVPLEEVEPAKEIVRRFATGAMSLGSISSEAHQTLAIAMNRIGGRSNSGEGGEDPQRFHKRENGDWPVSRIKQVASGRFGVTIHYLVNCVELQIKIAQGAKPGEGGQLPGKKVSQEIAKVRNSTPGVTLISPPPHHDIYSIEDLAQLIFDLKNANPKARITVKLVSEAGVGTIAAGVAKTHADLIVIAGHDGGTGASPLTSIKYAGVPWELGLSEAHQTLLLNRLRGRVRLQTDGQLKTGRDVAIAAMLGAEEFGFSTAPLIAIGCVMMRKCHLNTCPVGIATQDPELRKKFVGQPEHVINFFFMVAEQVREIMAMCGFRSFSEMVGRSDCLEQRSDITHWKAKHIDLSNLLKQIPVGKGDTRYCTQEQDHGLNEQIDHELIALAKEAIEQRKPVKIEMPVKNIHRAIGTMLSGEIALAHGAEGLPDHTIHCQLTGSAGQSFGAFLAKGVTLELEGDANDYTGKGLSGGKLIVYPPKRSAFKADENILIGNTVMYGATSGEAFFSGIAG